A window from Podospora bellae-mahoneyi strain CBS 112042 chromosome 1 map unlocalized CBS112042p_1, whole genome shotgun sequence encodes these proteins:
- a CDS encoding uncharacterized protein (EggNog:ENOG503P8J7), which translates to MGNAQSTETARRYSQKLSKPKTNNHATAGLLSPSGSSNNPKRYSNRPLPDPPLSSPSPVSTPTSSVFDQADTAQTRNGRSASFTSVPALQQESKRRSLFRVRSTQVVPDADHRDSIGSGSRMVDLMNRANSLTYESAVAYYGPPEPEEWSSEPRTRTSWNYNLTSYEAKRLLNLVEEPGLEHATTMSENRMTVVTETTLKSSNPTNPPSTSVTRANSEVSLYMPVRRRSIIQTPGVATRANSMRSVPGQPRFNPRYSHPPTPSLSRQPSFDSYRDGIVSMPPRIDDVESIPRAVTPREEDYQSIGGYKLGSLRITNGPASPSSPEVERKGGSRFKLGGDDDYFANTTASDQSSTTNTTTAAIPPTQQPAAAGLSHTTTTTVVSQQTSVVSDGVSVTSTRQYLKEVNISPLSIRLSPPASPRLQTTSKHTAQEDSLFEDDVLSEIAAAEILDVRLDPSAKPSQVTPTKALSRSDSGFISTTSPSPESPHKPLTKADSGYSSNVSLRSFKAKDQPSKKESMRSLEGRSEANRRSSSVRSDEREQIVPAYVIAPPREAPPPPVPPKDARRESPGPSPNPRSARQSSRSTSNLAPESSLNRAGNSRAPLSLTPIKNLRSRDRGPASPESVPTPVSAKSSKSDNSTLSIGTKPQKPNRLQRLLSSARRSAAGPLEAHATHAVEQNAIPSIPREVESKLQEHNGRFPITTKRLALRPRASLDTLKTIFSVGSMEASLDALHTTQKPPATAESGAEHSAKESSWRQTMHSVPTHIAHVASQVMPKKPIVRKPVAARQSLENRRSVDGRPRLVSEFANSSPRHSHEATLDALVGGRAVIYSPPDEDQEDTRYAIAHTELLASLPSPLLPSPLAKAMSMSSKTNTPPPVSMATRRQMSLRVPPPLRSQSSNSSLHRTASRESIQSYPAAQSLSRKPSRESIRSYPSYQQGMIPDAALPSAAPTMDPRRLSAFRQSSNRPPAWEVQSEYGGLSRQPSYTSMNGGSRRGSLSSVQEHEEDVIKRPSSAQPWQMRSSQQQQPLRHRASHDEWNQFARRPQAGHPPSMSNGYTATSKPVYEPRYAQQQHTPASTWSRSQLDASAGQWYQDASYPQLPRGHYRKRSMSLQNSYGPKPPYRVLHSYNSPAYRNAPIWG; encoded by the exons GCCCAGTCCACTGAGACAGCCCGGAGGTATTCCCAGAAGCTGTCCAAGCCAAAAACCAACAATCATGCCACAGCCGGTCTGTTGAGCCCCAGCGGCTCCTCAAATAATCCCAAGAGATACTCCAACCGCCCACTGCCAGATCCTCCATtgtcttctccctcgccagtCTCTACCCCAACCTCATCGGTTTTTGACCAGGCCGACACTGCCCAGACACGCAACGGCCGCAGTGCCTCGTTCACATCAGTCCCAGCTCTGCAGCAGGAATCCAAACGAAGAAGCCTGTTCCGCGTGAGGTCAACCCAGGTTGTGCCTGACGCTGACCATCGGGACAGTATTGGGTCGGGATCGAGGATGGTGGATCTGATGAACAGGGCCAACTCGTTGACGTATGAGTCGGCAGTCGCATACTATGGGCCGCCTGAGCCTGAGGA GTGGTCATCCGAACCTAGGACCCGGACATCTTGGAACTATAACTTGACGTCATATGAGGCTAAGCGTTTGTTGAATCTCGTCGAAGAACCAGGGCTTGAACATGCGACGACCATGTCAGAGAACCGGATGACGGTTGTCACTGAGACCACGTTGAAGAGCTCCAATCCGACGAACCCTCCGAGCACCTCGGTCACCCGTGCCAACTCGGAAGTCTCGCTCTATATGCCTGTTCGACGAAGATCCATCATCCAAACGCCAGGCGTTGCTACCCGAGCAAATTCGATGCGCAGCGTTCCCGGACAACCGAGATTCAATCCACGATATAGTCACCCTCCTACCCCAAGTTTGTCCAGGCAACCGTCTTTCGACTCGTACCGAGATGGAATCGTTTCTATGCCGCCTCggattgatgatgtcgagtcGATTCCCAGAGCGGTAACGCCGCGCGAGGAAGATTATCAGTCAATTGGTGGTTATAAGTTGGGTTCTTTGCGTATCACAAACGGGCCCGCCAGCCCTTCGAGTCCGGAGGTGGAGAGAAAAGGTGGAAGTCGGTTCAAGTtggggggagatgatgactACTTTGCCAACACGACAGCTTCGGACCAGAGCAGCAcgacaaacaccaccaccgctgcaaTACCACCTACACAACAGCCAGCTGCTGCGGGGCTCAgtcacaccaccaccaccaccgttgtAAGCCAGCAGACAAGCGTTGTCTCTGACGGCGTCTCTGTCACGAGCACTCGACAGTACTTGAAGGAGGTCAACATTAGCCCGCTCTCTATCCGTTTATCTCCTCCGGCAAGCCCGCGACTGCAGACCACATCCAAGCATACCGCCCAGGAGGATTCATTGTTCGAGGATGATGTTCTGTCGGAGATTGCAGCTGCCGAGATTCTGGATGTTCGTCTGGATCCCAGTGCAAAGCCATCTCAAGTCACTCCGACCAAGGCTCTGTCCAGAAGCGACAGCGGATTCATCTCGACAACgagcccctcccccgaaTCCCCGCACAAGCCATTGACAAAAGCCGATTCCGGCTATAGCTCAAATGTTTCTCTCCGCTCCTTCAAGGCGAAGGATCAACCTTCTAAGAAGGAGAGCATGCGCTCGCTTGAGGGCCGGTCGGAAGCAAACCGCCGGAGCAGCTCAGTCAGGTCCGATGAGCGGGAGCAGATTGTGCCCGCCTATGTCATAGCACCACCGAGAGAagcaccgcctcctccagtaCCTCCGAAAGATGCTCGCCGCGAGAGCCCGGGTCCGTCGCCCAATCCAAGGTCTGCCAGACAATCGAGCCGCTCCACCAGCAATCTAGCTCCGGAGAGTAGCCTCAACAGAGCGGGAAACTCTAGGGCGCCGCTTTCTCTGACTCCAATCAAGAACCTCCGATCTCGTGATCGCGGACCAGCGTCTCCCGAATCTGTCCCCACTCCTGTCAGTGCCAAATCGTCAAAGTCTGACAACTCTACCTTGAGCATTGGGACCAAGCCTCAGAAACCCAACAGACTCCAGAGACTCCTAAGCAGTGCTCGTCGCTCTGCAGCTGGCCCACTGGAAGCCCATGCGACACATGCTGTTGAGCAGAACGCCATTCCGTCGATACCGAGAGAGGTGGAAAGCAAGCTTCAGGAGCACAATGGCAGGTTTCCCATAACGACCAAGAGGCTGGCACTGAGGCCTCGAGCCAGTTTGGATACTCTCAAGACCATTTTCAGTGTTGGAAGCATGGAGGCTAGTCTCGATGCCCTTCACACGACTCAGAAGCCTCCTGCTACTGCTGAATCAGGAGCAGAGCACAGCGCAAAGGAGAGTTCGTGGAGGCAAACTATGCACTCTGTGCCCACGCACATTGCGCACGTCGCCTCGCAAGTTATGCCGAAGAAGCCCATCGTGCGGAAGCCTGTAGCAGCTCGGCAGAGTTTGGAGAACCGAAGGAGCGTGGATGGCAGGCCACGGCTTGTTTCTGAATTTGCCAACAGCTCGCCTAGGCACTCTCACGAAGCGACACTTGATGCTCTGGTGGGTGGTCGTGCAGTCATCTACTCGCCCCCAGACGAGGACCAGGAGGATACGAGGTATGCCATCGCGCACACCGAACTGCTTGCTTCGCTTCCATCACCCTTGCTTCCTAGCCCACTCGCCAAGGCGATGTCCATGAGCAGCAAGACCAACACACCACCTCCGGTTAGTATGGCGACGAGGCGCCAGATGTCCCTCCGCGTGCCACCGCCCTTACGATCACAGTCATCCAACTCGAGTCTTCACCGCACGGCCAGCCGCGAGAGCATTCAGAGCTATCCTGCTGCTCAATCCCTCTCGAGGAAGCCCAGCAGGGAGAGCATTCGCAGCTACCCATCATACCAGCAAGGAATGATTCCGGACGCGGCTCTGCCCTCTGCTGCACCCACAATGGATCCCCGCCGCCTTTCCGCATTCCGTCAGTCGAGCAACAGGCCCCCCGCCTGGGAAGTTCAGTCTGAGTACGGCGGACTTTCCCGCCAGCCTTCATACACATCGATGAATGGTGGCAGCAGGCGGGGCTCACTCAGCTCAGTCCAGGAGCACGAAGAGGATGTCATCAAGCGCCCTAGCAGTGCTCAGCCATGGCAGATGCGGTCcagtcagcagcagcagcccttGAGGCACCGGGCCAGTCACGATGAGTGGAACCAGTTCGCAAGACGGCCACAAGCTGGACATCCTCCCTCCATGTCCAACGGCTACACAGCAACCTCCAAGCCAGTGTATGAACCGCGGTAtgcgcaacagcaacacaccCCGGCCAGCACCTGGAGCCGGAGTCAGCTTGATGCCTCGGCTGGGCAGTGGTACCAAGATGCATCTTACCCCCAGCTGCCACGAGGACATTATCGCAAGCGCAGCATGAGCTTGCAAAACTCGTATGGACCAAAACCTCCCTACCGAGTGTTGCATAGCTACAACTCGCCCGCCTATCGCAACGCCCCTATTTGGGGATGA